The Kribbella sp. NBC_00662 nucleotide sequence CCACCGCGCGGATCAGGCGTGGCGCGATCGATGTTCGCGACCCCGAGCGCCTTGGAATTGGCGAAGTACTGGTGGTCGGCGCGGCGGATCAGCAGCGGGTTGTCCGGCGTCAACGCATCGATGGCGGCAAGGTCCGGCTCGAGCAGCGCGACCTCGTCCTCGCGGGTGGAGGCGAAGTCGCCGAGGTCTCCCCCGGTGATCCAGACGCCCGGCGTCAGCCGCCCGGCCGTGGCCGCGACGCGTTCCTCGAGCCGGGCCTGGTCGTTGACGTCGGTCAGCGCGACCTGGAAATGCCAGTCGACGGCGTTCTCGAAGTGGGTGTGCGCGTCGTTGAACCCCGGGCAGACCATCCGCCCGGCCAGGTCGAGCAGCTCGGTGCCCTCGCTCGCCAGCGACAGCAGCTCGGCGTCGTCGCCGACCCGGACGATGCGGTCCCCCGCGACTGCGAACGCCGAGACGAGCGGCCGGTGCGGATCGGCGGTCCACACGATCCCGCCGTACACGATCAGGTCGAGCGATGGGGTGGTCATCGGCGGTGGCTCCTCACCTGGGTTGCAGGCCCGTTATCCGTAGGGACTGGACAGACCGTAATAGTCGTTACAGTATTGCGTCAATGTTCCCTTCCTGACCAAGACTGTTCATCCGAGGAGAGCGTGTTGCCGAGTCTCCGAGTCATCGAGATCGCCGGCCCGTCGGCCCTGGAACGTGGCCGGCAGTACGGGACCGCCGCGGCGGATCTGATCGCCGAGGCGATCGCCTACTACCGGGAAGCGTTCGCGCACCAGACAGGTCTCAGCTGGGACCAGGTGCTCGATCACACCCGGCCCTGGCAGCGTCTCGTCGAGCGTGACCACCCCGACCTGCTCGCCGAAATGACCGGGATCGCCGACGGCGCCGGAGTCACGCTGCCGGAGATCCTCGCGCTCAACTGCCGCGGCGAACTCATCTACGACAACTGGTTCCCCGACTCCCCCGTCGACGGCTGTACGTCGTTCTCCTTGATCGACCAGGCGGCCGGTGACGGGCATGTGTACGCCGGCCAGAACTGGGACTGGCGCGAGGCCGTCCGTCGTACCGTCGTCATCCTCCGGGTCGTGCAGCCGCCGAAGCCGACGCTGATCATGCAGGTCGAGGCCGGACAGATCGGCCGCCACGGCGCGAACTCCGCCGGCCTGGCACTGAACGCGAACGGTCTGGGCGGACGCTTCGACGACTCGGCCGGGATGCCGCAGACGGTCATCCGCCGCGCGGTCCTGGACGCCGCGAACCTCGCCGACGCGGTCAAGATCCTCACCTCGACCCATGCCCACATCCCCAGCAACGCGCTGCTCACCCACCGGGACGGCTTCTCGATCGACATCGAGACCACCCCGGGCGGCCACGGCTGGGAGTACGGCGAGAACGGACTGCTTGTGCACGGCAACCATTACCAGGTACTCAGCCCGCGCGAGGTCGGCAGTTCCGGCCGGTTGATCTCGCCCGACTCATTGATCCGGGTGCCGCGCGCCCGCCGTGGCCTGGTGAAGGCAGCCGCGGCGACGAGGTCCGACGATGTCCGGAACTCCATCCACACAGCGATGTCGGATCACCTCGGACACCCGGATTCGCTCTGCGCGCATCCGGACGAGCGGCTTCCCGCGGTCGAGCAGTGGTCGACCACCCTGTCCAGCTGCGTCGATCTCACCACCGGCGAGTACTACGTCGCCGCGGGGCCTCCGTGCGAGCACAAGTACGAACTCGTCCCGTTCAACCTGTACGACGGGGCCCGGTCATGATCGGGCAGCGCGCCGAGCCGACCTCGGCCCACTTCGCGCGGGGCAAGACGCCGATCTTCGCCTCGCAGTACGACCAGCGACTCGGCTACTGCCTCTACGTACCGCAGAACCTGTCCACCGACCAGGCTCCGTTGCTCGTCATGCAGCACGGCACCGAGCGCAACGCGTCGTTGTACCGCGATCA carries:
- a CDS encoding C45 family autoproteolytic acyltransferase/hydolase; the protein is MPSLRVIEIAGPSALERGRQYGTAAADLIAEAIAYYREAFAHQTGLSWDQVLDHTRPWQRLVERDHPDLLAEMTGIADGAGVTLPEILALNCRGELIYDNWFPDSPVDGCTSFSLIDQAAGDGHVYAGQNWDWREAVRRTVVILRVVQPPKPTLIMQVEAGQIGRHGANSAGLALNANGLGGRFDDSAGMPQTVIRRAVLDAANLADAVKILTSTHAHIPSNALLTHRDGFSIDIETTPGGHGWEYGENGLLVHGNHYQVLSPREVGSSGRLISPDSLIRVPRARRGLVKAAAATRSDDVRNSIHTAMSDHLGHPDSLCAHPDERLPAVEQWSTTLSSCVDLTTGEYYVAAGPPCEHKYELVPFNLYDGARS